A genomic region of bacterium contains the following coding sequences:
- the bamA gene encoding outer membrane protein assembly factor BamA encodes MPSSANANFIGTISGFSAGVNYDESQVAEAIRKLYQTGYYDYVAIDTSLVDSTVQVTIQVEQPSRLERLEIVGNRKIKTNNLLKEIAADSDAVLSARQIFDWERKVREQYKKKNYLLAKVSTKIIESDKQGYSIARLEIEEGKGVHISTISFTGNNSVQSIRLERLMKNRPKWFILRSGRFDDQKFKKDIETIEAYYHDKGWIDAKVTETELPIDTNGQLDIVIHVDEGKRYYTGEYSFQGREALPESTLVKAVVIEKTKPYSLSMSRLSVDRIRRAYWEEGYIYASVDPIETLKGDTVDIAFSIVEGQPAKVRRIIIKGNQSVRDNAIRREITLLPGSVFKYSKVERSQRNIMYSGLFSDVRFYPEDVEGEQGTIDLVFVVQEKPSGQFSVGVTYAGKEQGLLGNVGITHPNVFGGGQNGYLQLEKGTSSTQASLGLTEPWLFDTPTSLGGEMHYKTEQKELYDAAKTAYKKTSLGGSISASRPLPLDYTRGGLTFAVDRVFIDSVSKRPFPNDPILGFDPLSYPKTTISTTFNLVRDSRDNFSNPSSGSLFNQSIELAGGPLGGDISFIKENLDIQFNFPVAWEKRIVLTQKMRLGYITGLRSSDTIPIYERYRPGGTSYDGFVRGYDDYSLGTVVNGALIGGRAMAVFNTELKVKITPQIAIIGFFDAGSAWESLDQVNLSELNKGTGLGIRFEIAYVGVLGFDAGFGLDYPEGTPLSEIFHPHFQISRSF; translated from the coding sequence GCAGGCGTTAATTATGACGAGAGTCAGGTCGCTGAAGCCATCCGCAAGCTGTATCAGACAGGCTACTATGACTACGTAGCTATAGATACATCTCTTGTTGATTCAACCGTTCAAGTCACCATACAGGTCGAACAGCCTTCGAGGCTGGAGAGGCTTGAGATTGTCGGGAATCGGAAAATCAAAACCAACAATCTTTTAAAAGAAATCGCTGCTGATTCAGACGCAGTGCTATCAGCAAGGCAGATATTTGACTGGGAACGCAAGGTAAGAGAGCAATACAAAAAGAAAAATTACCTTCTCGCAAAGGTTTCTACGAAAATAATCGAATCGGATAAGCAGGGCTACTCAATTGCACGTTTGGAGATAGAGGAGGGAAAAGGCGTACACATATCTACAATATCTTTTACCGGTAATAATTCTGTACAGTCCATTCGGCTAGAACGGCTTATGAAAAACAGACCTAAATGGTTCATTCTTCGTTCCGGACGGTTTGATGACCAGAAATTCAAAAAAGACATTGAAACAATTGAGGCCTATTATCATGATAAAGGCTGGATAGATGCGAAAGTAACCGAAACAGAGTTGCCGATAGATACTAACGGACAACTGGATATTGTAATACATGTAGACGAAGGGAAAAGATATTATACAGGTGAGTATTCATTCCAAGGCCGCGAAGCGCTTCCGGAATCGACCTTGGTGAAAGCTGTAGTCATTGAGAAAACAAAACCCTATAGCTTATCCATGTCAAGGCTTTCAGTGGATAGAATCAGACGAGCATACTGGGAGGAAGGATACATATATGCTTCGGTTGATCCTATAGAAACTCTTAAAGGAGATACCGTCGATATAGCATTCAGTATTGTAGAGGGTCAGCCAGCTAAAGTCAGACGTATAATTATTAAAGGTAATCAGAGTGTGCGGGACAATGCGATTCGACGGGAGATAACCCTTTTGCCCGGTTCCGTCTTCAAATACTCTAAAGTGGAGAGAAGCCAAAGAAACATAATGTACAGCGGGCTTTTCAGCGATGTGCGTTTTTACCCTGAGGATGTTGAGGGTGAGCAAGGAACAATCGATCTCGTATTTGTAGTTCAAGAAAAACCGTCTGGCCAGTTTTCCGTTGGCGTCACCTATGCAGGCAAGGAACAGGGTCTTCTAGGAAACGTCGGGATAACGCATCCAAATGTATTCGGGGGCGGGCAAAACGGATATCTTCAACTTGAAAAAGGCACATCTTCAACTCAGGCTTCTCTGGGCCTTACAGAACCCTGGTTATTCGACACTCCGACTTCATTGGGCGGCGAGATGCATTACAAGACAGAGCAGAAGGAGTTGTATGATGCCGCTAAAACTGCCTATAAAAAGACCTCGCTCGGAGGTTCTATCTCCGCATCAAGACCTCTTCCTTTAGATTATACCCGAGGGGGCTTAACGTTCGCCGTAGACAGGGTTTTTATTGATAGTGTTTCAAAAAGGCCTTTTCCAAACGATCCTATACTTGGATTTGACCCTTTATCGTACCCTAAAACAACCATCTCAACTACTTTCAACCTTGTGCGTGACTCAAGAGACAACTTCTCTAATCCTTCTTCCGGGTCATTATTCAATCAATCCATAGAATTAGCCGGTGGTCCGTTGGGCGGAGATATCTCATTCATTAAAGAAAATCTCGATATTCAATTCAACTTTCCTGTTGCGTGGGAGAAGAGGATAGTGTTGACGCAAAAGATGAGACTCGGTTATATCACTGGATTAAGATCGTCCGATACCATACCTATTTACGAACGTTACAGACCAGGCGGGACATCGTACGATGGATTTGTTAGAGGCTACGACGATTACTCGCTTGGGACCGTTGTAAACGGCGCTCTAATCGGAGGAAGGGCTATGGCTGTTTTTAACACAGAATTAAAAGTAAAGATAACCCCACAAATCGCAATCATAGGCTTTTTTGATGCGGGAAGCGCTTGGGAAAGCTTAGATCAGGTCAATCTATCTGAACTTAATAAGGGGACAGGTTTGGGGATAAGATTTGAAATTGCTTACGTAGGTGTATTAGGTTTTGATGCAGGTTTTGGGCTTGATTATCCGGAAGGTACGCCGCTTTCAGAGATCTTCCACCCGCATTTTCAGATAAGCCGGTCTTTCTAG